GTATGTTGTTGACACCTTGCTtctcttagaaatgctttcactttACCATCGACCTGTTCTCTTCCATTTTGAATTATAAATACATGCACATTTGCGTTGTGAGTTAACAGTCAACCCAGTACCGAGTCCTCCACGGCCACTTGCCCATATAACTCCCGTCTCTGGGACATTAGAACCCTTCAGTCCAGAAACCATGTCAGTCTTCATCTTTGTTTGGCCTCTTGGCTTGAACAACtctctttaaaatatcttcttcctTGATCTGTGTGATACCACTTTCTCGTAGTCCCCCTCCTTCCTTTATGAACAATCTCTCTCATCTCCTATGTGGACTTTCTTCATCCACTCAAGCCTTTGAGTAGTAGGGATCTCGGGATCCATTCCAGGCCCTTCTCTCTAAAGGCCTCATTAATTGCACCTATGCACTGAACGATCTCTACACCTTCCGCCCGGAGCTCTCTCCCAGCTCCAAATCCAGACGTGCATTCCCCAAGGCATTTCTACCAAGGCACTTGGTACTGAAGGAGAGCCCCTTTTCATAGGCACTTCAGGGACATACATACATGAAGCGCTGTTTAAATTCTCACGCTCAAGTCTCATTTTCCATCTGACTTAGTAGATGTAGAGTCTGAgcgtttaaaaattaaattctgaacGGTTCGGATGCACCCTCCTCCACTGGGAAAGCATCAAAGGCTCTCTACCACCATGCGCACTCTTTGGTCTTTATCTACATTTCCAACTTCAAATTACGTCAGTGTTTCAAACTTCCAACACCTTCTAGCCATGTTGGACTCCTCGGGGCTCTTTAAATGAACTAAGTTCATTCTCACTTCCACAGCACTTGGCAGACTATTAAAATTTCTCACTCTTgtttgcctgaaaaaaaaaaaaatccctattttttttttttttcttttttgaagactCAGCTGAAGTATCACTGCTCTTGGAATATCTTCCTTGTAACCGCACTTCCTGCTCAAGCTACTGGCAGTGTTAGAGACTTCCTTCTTTGATTAAAGTTGTAGGCACTTCTACTACAATACTGATACTGTGGTATTTTCttattgataaataaatatttatgagccTGTATTATGTGCTCGTGAGCCTACAGAGATCAAGAACTTAATCTATAATTCTGAATGTCCGGAGTCCAACCTAATACCCTCATCTATTTATTCTCAATCATTTAAGTGATTTTTCCCCATTTCATAAAGCCAACAACTCTAATTATAGTTTTATTCCGCAAATAACCCCAAATCATCGTTTTACGACCTTACTGTACAAATCCTGACCAAACCAACTTGATCATCAAGTGTACAGTCACTTTGTGAATCTTCTCTCTAGTACTAAGACGATTCTCAGAGCTACACAGGAAGAGGGCTGGGATCAGCACAGTGAGGGGAGAGTGGTCAGATTTGCATAAAACAAGGATGAATGGGTCTctgcttctatttttaaatgaaatagaacaatCTCTAATATTCACACCTCTGTTCCCCTTCGTTAGCAGGGATAAAGCATAAACATAATCTTCTCTCACCTAACAAGAAAATCAAACCTTAGAGGACTCTGGGTAATCTTTATCAGTATAACTCCCCGGGTAAACTTATCATTCCTTTCAAATAACTGTACACTTCGAAAGCACAATTTgtcattcaaaattaaaatacaacctCCGATCGAAATCTCTAAAGGCATCCAGACATGTTGGAACTAACTTGCACAAACTAGTTTTCAAGATAAATGATATTTCAAGTACCTTGCTTAAGCTGCTTTTCCATTTGCTTGAATAGACCAATAAATCTGACTTGAAATGGGTCGTTATTGCTTGACAATATAGAGATTTTCCGGTCTTCTGTTTTGAGTTCAGGAGAGAAAGAGCCACTTTGGTAGGCAAGCTGAGTGGATTTGGATCACTGGCGTTCACGGTCCAATCGGTGTAGGCCGAAGTTTTTTGGTCGTTCTGGGGCAGGTGCAGGGCCTTCTGCCTCAACAGGTAACACCACGTGAAGCTGGTTGCAGTCTTCAGGCTGGGGAAGGACGGCTGCTGTGTGTCACTGGCTTTACATGCGGAAGGAGTGGTGGCTGCTGACGGACTCCGTTCTTGGATGTTCGCTTCGTCGCCTGGATTTTTAACCCCTGGTGACTTCCTTTCTTGGTTACTGTCTACATGTTCCGAAGAAGAAATGTGAGTTTTCTCTGCAGGGACAGCTAAATTTCTAACTGTCAGAGTCAGCGATGTGGCCGACGGGATGCTTTCAAATTCCTGCAATTCTTTTACAGGTTCTATAACCACAGGCTTGGAGTGTCCTGATGACAAATTATCAGCTGGTGAAACATCCGTCAAACGCAGAGCCTCGCTACTAACTTCAGGGTGAGAAAAAATGTCCTGTTCCAATATCACAGCTTCAAGGGGCTCCGTAGTACAAACCTGCCTCACCAGAACTGGCTTCTTCTGTTTACTAACTTCATGAGCTCTTGAACTCAATGCTTCCAACTGTCTAGTATCTGTTGCACAAACAGCTCCATTTTCATCCTTGGCTCGCTTCTGGTGCTTTTCCATGGCAATGTCTAAACTATTTGCTGGGGACAGCATTCTTTTACTTGAAGCTGAAGATTCTTGCTGGGGGGAGAGTCTACCAACAGACATTTTCTGAGTTACAGGCAAGGATTCTGATGGAGACGAATTTTGGCCCGTCTCTGAAATAACGTTCTCGCAGACAAGTTCTCCCTCTGGGTTTGGCAAAGCATTCCGGCGATCGCATTGCGACTTTGGCACGGGATTTTGTTCTTCGCTGATTGGCACCATACTATGATCAGCCTGGCCAATCGGCTGACTGGATAGATCCTGGGTCACTAGGATCTGCGGCAGAGCTGTGGCTGTGGCGAAACAGTACGCCGGGACCCGACTCTGCAGATGCAAGGGCAGCGCAAAGGATGCTGGCACCTTTGGCACCTGACTGCCGAGAGGCCCGACCTGCAGTGGTGGCAGAGGACACGAATTAGACGTGGCTTCTACTAACTTGGCTGGTAATGTCAACGAGGTCGCACGATGGCTGGCCCCAGCTGGGTCTGAAAGAACTTGCTTTGGCAGAGGATGTACAGCGTTAGAAGTGCAAGGCTGGGTCGAAGGGACCACCTGACACTGAAGTTGGTACTTGGGAGCAAAGCAATCCTCACTTTTAGAAGATACATGTCCACCGGGGCCTGCATCTGCTTTGACACTCTGTGTAGACACCTGCAGAGACATCTGTGTGTCTGGGAGGCTAAGGGGCACGTGGATTTGATTTAACAAATGGATACCAAGAAGCTGTTGAACAGGAAAGATGCTTGGAGAGTTGGAACTTGAAGTTTCTGCTCGCAGATCCTTAATCTGAGTCTGGGAGTCCAAAGTATTTGCAGGAAACTCAGGTGAAGGTGCATGAGTGAGCTGAGGCCCCTGAAATGGCACTGTGTTCACACCAGGGCGAGCGATAGTTTGCAAAGAGGATGGGTTCCCAGGAGATAGGTGACCCTCCGGAGTGATGTTTAAAGAGATCTGCCGTATCAGTGGGCCTCTCCGTCTTTCCAAGAGAGGCACGTGCCCGGCGACCCCCATGCCAGAAGGGGATGTCGGAGGCTGCAATTCAGCAAGCGGTGCTGGCTGAGGCGGAGTGATGCTTCCACAGTCGAATGATTTACTTCTGAAATCGGAGACCTCCATCGACATCTGCAGGCAGTGAATCTGTTCCGATGCAGCGCGCCTCATTTCCCGGTGACTCCCAGGAACGTTCAGGGTGTTAGAGCCAGGCGGAATCATGAGAAACTCCGCTTTATTCGGAAAATCGATTTTGGGGGAGGCCTCAGTCTTAGAAACGTCCTCTACGTCTAAGGAAGCAGAGAAGCTCGAAGTGTGAGATAAACTGCTCTCCCTGCTTAGACTCCTGGAGAGAGTGGAGTCCAGGCTTGACTCGGCTGAGGAGTGCTCGATCTCGGCAAGACGGAGCCTCTTCTTTTTGGGCGGCAGTTTCTCTGTTGGCAGTTTGGACAAGGTTTCGCTCCGCTGAGGCCAACTGAACTTCTCAGACTTCTCCTGATCGTGGCCTTGGCCTTCCGGGTCCCGATCTGGCTCTTCTGTGACCAGGATTTCTGGGACTTGGATGTTCTGCTGCCGAACGAGTCTTGAGGGCTGTCCTAACACGTGTCGCTCGCCTGAGATCTTTCTGGAACCTTCCTGAAGTTCCGCTCTCAGAGCATCATCGGACAGTGCAGGCTCGGCGGGCTGAGACGTGTTCCGGGGCAGGCGGCCTTCCTCTTGGGAAATCCCTCTTATGTGCAGAGACCCGGGCTTCCCTGTTCTCAGCTCCTGGAAAGAAATGGGGGAAGCGCCTTCACAAGACTCCAGCTTGTCAAGCGCACCGGGTCTGCCCAGCGAGTTTGTGTGCTGGATGACGGAGATGCCGGCCCCGTGTCTCTTGGGCTCTGTCCTGTCCTGGGCAGCCGAGCTCACCTGCTCTTCCACGACGGAGGACGGCTTCGGGTCCGGGGGCTGTTCGGGGCCTCTGGCCACGAGCTGAATCGGGGAGCTTTGCAGCTGGATATTTCTAGGCGGCTGGTCACCAGTTATGGCAATGTTCTGCTGAGACAAACTGGGAACCAAGCCCCTCGCGCTCTGAAACCGGAGGCCCTCGGAGCTCTGGGGAGATGCTCCACTTTCGTTTTGCTGAAGTTCGTCGTCATCTCCGACgcttttcattttcctcctttttcgtATCTGGGGCGTCTGCTCCCAGACCCCGGTGGCACTGGCGACCCTGTAGTGCAGAATGGGAGGCTGTGCGCCGCTGGGCGCCAGGCTGTGCTCGGGGTCCCTCAGAGCTACCTTGGTTTTGGGTCCGTGCAACTCTGAACAGTAAAATTTCTTatggttttcaaaattttccaGTTTCCTATACCTGTTTCTACAGGTCTCACACTCAAACATGGTCCCTCGCCCCTGATGAGACTTCTTCTTCTCCAAGTGTGAACCCGGGGCCGGGGGCTTGCTTCTTGCTGCTGTGGTCTCACCAGCGGGGCTGCCTCCGTGATGGCTCTCGTCCAAGGACTGCCCGGCACCGAGAATATGATTTTCATTTGCCGAAGAGTCTTCTACTGCTGCTTGTCTGACAAGAGTGCGGGGATGTCCATTTTGGGGCACAGAAGTGTTAGGTCCTGGTACAAAGACATCGTCGTAGAAAGCACCAATTTTGTCGTCAAAGGACTGACTTCCTCTCagtgggtgtgggggagggatgatgCTCGCAGGTACTGCTGAGTACCCTGTGGTAGGCATAGAATTACTTCTGGTGATGGGCAGACAGTCGAGGGAAGGTACAGACAGAAGAAACACTTGCTTTGATTTCTCTGTGGGAGTGAAAGGGGACTTTGGTATATCAGAGCTTGAACTTGTTCTCCGTCCCATTGGTTTTAAATCAAACTGGAAAGAATCCTTAAATATGTACGATTTGGGGGAATCGATGCTTCCCCGTCGGGAGAGAGAGGTTCTCCGTGGCTTTACACTATCCAGTTGCTTGTCATCTACCAAGGCTTCGTTGTCTGAGATGAGCTTTGATATCCGTTCCTCAAGCGTTTTTGTCGCCAAAGGTGGGCGCATCTGACCTGGGAGGAGTGACGCTTTTTCACCTGCTGGAAGGGCCGAAGCTGCTGGTGTGTTGACACGAGGTGCAGAAGACCCATTATTCTTGTTAGAGTCCTGCTCTGGGGTGGGTAACGTTCTGGCAAAGGGGGTGGGTGGACTCACTGTTTGGTCGGCACTTTCAGAACGTGAAAAGTAACCCGAATCCGTACTTCCTAAACTGCGAGGACTCAGGAGAAGTTTTCCTTGCTGCTCTCGGGAGTAATCGGTGGCCTGCTGCCTTTGTAGCTGGGCATGTACCGTTCCCACGTGAGATTCCTGTTTTCCCTCGGGCTGACTCACATCGCCCTTCTCGTGGGACCTGTCATCCATCTCCAGGGAGCACGCCCAGGCTGAGTGGGACAGTATACCGGTTACCTGAaggtctttctgtttctgtgcacTAGGAGGTTCAGGCTTGGAATCCGTAACCTTCGGGCCGTCAGCTCTTAAAGGGGACACACTGATGGGGTGGACCACAACCTTTGGTAACTCTGTCACAGCCTGCGGTTCTGAAGATCTGTCCTGTAGTGAAAAGTCACCTGCCACAGGATCTGGATTGCTTGGAATGGAACCCAATTTAGGTAAAGCTTCCGAGCTGGATGCCATTTTCATTATCTGCATGGGCTGCAGGTCCACGGAGCCCGGGTCGTTCTGCCTGTCATCAGCTGCACCCTCCTCTTCGCTCTCCCCACTATCTTCCACATCCGAATGGAGACTAAGTGCTTTGGGGGACTCGTGAGGCATGAACAAGCCGCCAGCATCTGGCTGCAAGACGAGCCCCAGTTTGATAGTGTGTGCATGGGATTTTTTGTGCTTGTAGAGGTTACTTTTAGTCTTAAATGAAAACCCGCAGGTCACGCAGGGGTAGGGTCGCTCTCCAGTGTGGGAGCGGATGTGCTTTAAAAGCACACTGGGCTTTGCACAGGCTCGATTGCAATACTCACAGatgtattttccttgtttttttggcttctgatctttcagaagaagaTTGCACATTTGTTCCATGCTGTGGTTAACAACAGAGGCGACAGGAGTTGAGTTGTAAATTGGCGTGGGGGGTGACCGCGTGGAAAGGGCGGGGCTCACTGACAGCGGCGAGGCAGCATCCACTTGCTGGTTTGGAGGAGAAACCTGAGTTCTACTGGAGGGTGAAGTCACGCCTACGGATGACATCACTGCTGCGTTACAGACGTGCTCAAGTTGGGCGTTCTCCTGATTCTGCAGACTCGTGAGTGATCTGGCGAAACCCGAACACGCTGGAAGCTGCTGATCTTGTTGGCCAGGTTTAGAAACAGAGAGTCCGCTTGGATTATACGAAGGAGAAACGGCCTGAAGTGCCGCTTGGTCGTTCTTCTGAGCGGCAGACACGCGCCCGGCGTATGAGGTCCGAGGAGGCGGCTGTGATTGGGCAGCCGGTTCTTGCGGGGTCGGCTCGGGGGCATCCATGGGGCTGTTGTTCAGGTGAGAAGGGGGTCGTACAGTTTTATTTGGTCTCAGTTTTTCGCTCTTAACCGCACAAGAGGAGCCCTTTTGTGACAAGGTGCTCAGTTCTGGCTCCATGGCCTTCAGTAAGACATCGAACGCGGTGTTTGCATACGAGGAGGGTGGGGGGCTGCAGTGAGAGGAGATACATTCACGGTGGTCAGTCCTGCTTTTACCGGACAGAGAACTGGAGTCACATTTTCCCTCGGGGACACCGGGCTTGGCAGGGTCAGAGCCTTCCGACCTCCACCGGCGTGGCTCGGATGGGTGCTGCAGAAACGAGGGCTTCTTCGGGGAGACAGACTCTTGCAATTTAGAGGCCTCGGCAATTATCCCAGGGGTTTCTCCATTGTGTTTGGTAAACTGCTTCCCATTTTTTACAGGACTGTGATTCTGCTTCTTGTGGGACTCCGCCACGCTCTGAAGAATGGCAAAAGATGACTCTTCtgtattttgtttgtgttttgcctGAAGAGGATTTCTCAGTGGggattttggtatttttttcagGTGATTCTCGGCTACAATCTTTTTTCGTTTCACGCCTTTAAGTGATTCTGAAGTTCCCTTAATACCAGCCCCTAAGATTTctgttcaaagaagaaaaaagaaaaccagttgGTAAAATGGTATGTACACCAACTATGATGCTTTTAGATTAACGTTATGATCACAATGGTGTTATGACAACTGAAGAAGGCAATTTAAAGGAAAGCCGGTTTGGATAAAACTGCATTCCTACATTCTGGCAATATTAAGAAGGCTGGCCATCAACATCTGTTGAAACAATCATGCGAAGACCTTAGTGCACATTTCTAGAATGCCGTGTTCCATTCTTGACCCCCTATCTCACCACAGTCCTGGAACCTGCTGTTTCAAAACTAAATTATCCTCCCCCTTCACCCTTGCAGCTGAGGACCCTACACAATAGTCTTAAGAGAGCTGgcccacaaagaagaaaattcaagCTTTAATGCTGGGTATTTGTCTTATCAcatttagtatcttttttttttttttttttttttgcggtatgcaggcctctcactgttgtggcctctcccgttgcggagcacaggctccagacgcacaggaccagcagtcatggctcacgggcccagccgctctgtggcatgtgggatcttcccggaccggggcacgaacccgtgtcccctgcctgca
The DNA window shown above is from Phocoena phocoena chromosome 10, mPhoPho1.1, whole genome shotgun sequence and carries:
- the HIVEP1 gene encoding zinc finger protein 40, with the protein product MGSPPPCPSARSRTPCKAVVGQWQLSPSRLPAMSTWGRPTEQSLGVGVKPPVSKARPIHPTLNLQQFVAIWGDAFSLVRKAGTSSSTFSSLLAPAELVHTSLSLTTYSQIYASSPDFSVEILGAGIKGTSESLKGVKRKKIVAENHLKKIPKSPLRNPLQAKHKQNTEESSFAILQSVAESHKKQNHSPVKNGKQFTKHNGETPGIIAEASKLQESVSPKKPSFLQHPSEPRRWRSEGSDPAKPGVPEGKCDSSSLSGKSRTDHRECISSHCSPPPSSYANTAFDVLLKAMEPELSTLSQKGSSCAVKSEKLRPNKTVRPPSHLNNSPMDAPEPTPQEPAAQSQPPPRTSYAGRVSAAQKNDQAALQAVSPSYNPSGLSVSKPGQQDQQLPACSGFARSLTSLQNQENAQLEHVCNAAVMSSVGVTSPSSRTQVSPPNQQVDAASPLSVSPALSTRSPPTPIYNSTPVASVVNHSMEQMCNLLLKDQKPKKQGKYICEYCNRACAKPSVLLKHIRSHTGERPYPCVTCGFSFKTKSNLYKHKKSHAHTIKLGLVLQPDAGGLFMPHESPKALSLHSDVEDSGESEEEGAADDRQNDPGSVDLQPMQIMKMASSSEALPKLGSIPSNPDPVAGDFSLQDRSSEPQAVTELPKVVVHPISVSPLRADGPKVTDSKPEPPSAQKQKDLQVTGILSHSAWACSLEMDDRSHEKGDVSQPEGKQESHVGTVHAQLQRQQATDYSREQQGKLLLSPRSLGSTDSGYFSRSESADQTVSPPTPFARTLPTPEQDSNKNNGSSAPRVNTPAASALPAGEKASLLPGQMRPPLATKTLEERISKLISDNEALVDDKQLDSVKPRRTSLSRRGSIDSPKSYIFKDSFQFDLKPMGRRTSSSSDIPKSPFTPTEKSKQVFLLSVPSLDCLPITRSNSMPTTGYSAVPASIIPPPHPLRGSQSFDDKIGAFYDDVFVPGPNTSVPQNGHPRTLVRQAAVEDSSANENHILGAGQSLDESHHGGSPAGETTAARSKPPAPGSHLEKKKSHQGRGTMFECETCRNRYRKLENFENHKKFYCSELHGPKTKVALRDPEHSLAPSGAQPPILHYRVASATGVWEQTPQIRKRRKMKSVGDDDELQQNESGASPQSSEGLRFQSARGLVPSLSQQNIAITGDQPPRNIQLQSSPIQLVARGPEQPPDPKPSSVVEEQVSSAAQDRTEPKRHGAGISVIQHTNSLGRPGALDKLESCEGASPISFQELRTGKPGSLHIRGISQEEGRLPRNTSQPAEPALSDDALRAELQEGSRKISGERHVLGQPSRLVRQQNIQVPEILVTEEPDRDPEGQGHDQEKSEKFSWPQRSETLSKLPTEKLPPKKKRLRLAEIEHSSAESSLDSTLSRSLSRESSLSHTSSFSASLDVEDVSKTEASPKIDFPNKAEFLMIPPGSNTLNVPGSHREMRRAASEQIHCLQMSMEVSDFRSKSFDCGSITPPQPAPLAELQPPTSPSGMGVAGHVPLLERRRGPLIRQISLNITPEGHLSPGNPSSLQTIARPGVNTVPFQGPQLTHAPSPEFPANTLDSQTQIKDLRAETSSSNSPSIFPVQQLLGIHLLNQIHVPLSLPDTQMSLQVSTQSVKADAGPGGHVSSKSEDCFAPKYQLQCQVVPSTQPCTSNAVHPLPKQVLSDPAGASHRATSLTLPAKLVEATSNSCPLPPLQVGPLGSQVPKVPASFALPLHLQSRVPAYCFATATALPQILVTQDLSSQPIGQADHSMVPISEEQNPVPKSQCDRRNALPNPEGELVCENVISETGQNSSPSESLPVTQKMSVGRLSPQQESSASSKRMLSPANSLDIAMEKHQKRAKDENGAVCATDTRQLEALSSRAHEVSKQKKPVLVRQVCTTEPLEAVILEQDIFSHPEVSSEALRLTDVSPADNLSSGHSKPVVIEPVKELQEFESIPSATSLTLTVRNLAVPAEKTHISSSEHVDSNQERKSPGVKNPGDEANIQERSPSAATTPSACKASDTQQPSFPSLKTATSFTWCYLLRQKALHLPQNDQKTSAYTDWTVNASDPNPLSLPTKVALSLLNSKQKTGKSLYCQAITTHFKSDLLVYSSKWKSSLSKRALGNQKSTVVEFSNKDASEINSEQDKENSLIKSEPRRIKIFDGGYKSNEEYVYVRGRGRGKYICEECGIRCKKPSMLKKHIRTHTDVRPYHCTYCNFSFKTKGNLTKHMKSKTHSKKCVDLGVSVGLIDEQDTEESDEKQRCSYERSGYDLEESDGPDEDENENEDEDEDSQAESVLSAAPSATASPQRLPARSGLQDCRGADEDVRIPDCFSGGHTDPMDVLPRALPTKMTVLSTVQSDYGGKPGSPVRTRQRAAGDEGEAAAPGHSASSPEAAPRSPCHQMSVDYPESEEILGSSVAGKAVALTQGPSSVSLPPRGIERSPQPGGAPPCTTSPRPGAQETKQQVTLHPPPGLPSPQTHLFSHLPLHSQLQSRTPYNMLPVGGIQAVPAGLTYSTFVPIQAGPVQLTIPAVNVIHRTVGTPGDLTAEVSSATSPSGVAELSSVVPCIPIGQIRVPGLQNPSPPALQPLPALSMETVNILGLASANLGPQVRPPGLALNAAVGLQVVTANPSSQSGSAPPTPIPGLQILNIALPTLIPSVGQVTVDAQGAPERPAPPNRAREAPPKQPSAAGAHPGGGSASPQGSPRVPRENAPKGLDPPAPARDHAGRDGSSRLDAGTAASGNHPKPRHELPAAPGKPASGPPPSGRQPRPLDREGPAARPPATPPTPARRQAAQFSDVSSDEDEDRLVIAT